cctccccaacccggagatggcactccacccttttccgggcgagaaccatggactcggacttggaggtgctgattctcattccggtcgcttcacactcggctgcgaaccgatccagtgagagctgaagatcccggtcagatgaagccatcaggaccacatcatctgcaaaaagcagagacgtaatcctgcggccaccaaaccggaacccctcaacgccttgactgcgcctagaaattctgtccataaaagttatgaacagaatcggtgacaaaggacagccttggcggagtccaaccctcactggaaatgtgtccgacttacttccggcaatgcggaccaagctctggcactgatcatacaggaagcggaccgccacaataagacagtccgataccccatactctctgagcactccccacaggacttcccgagggacacggtcgaatgccttctccaagtccacaaagcacatgtagactggttgggcaaactcccatgcaccctcaagaaccctgccgagagtatagagagaacagtacatatttcgtacaattgaccactaaatggtaacaccccaataagtttttcaacttgtttaagtcggggtcaattCATGGTTTCACTCTGACTCTTCTTATTGCTCATTTAACTTTTTCTTCTTTTCCTGGTTCCAAAATGGACTTTACTTGAACTTTTAGGGCATTTAATTTTCTAACTTATGGATTTAAATTTAAGAAAAATATGTTCAAAACTTTACAAAAACCCAGGCCATGATCATGTGGCTCCTGTAGTGATTGTGGCCCTCAACAACCAGATGTCACTGCATCATCACGAGGTATATGAACATTGTTATGCTGCTACTATGAAAAATATCTAATCAAATAAAAGCATTGAATGAAACTATTATTCTTTTTAGGTGCTCAGGACGAAGCAGCCCTGCAGGTCGCCGCCAGACTGAGACAAATCGGCGACCAATTTCAGCAGCATGTTGTGGACCAGGCTGCCCGAAACCTGCACAGGAACATCATGTCCACGCCGAGTGATGTAAGTCTGCTCTAAAGTctccaccaatttttttttattagacacAAATCTCACCGCACACCACCAAACATGTCTGTTGTGTGAACGACAAGGGCAAGATCGAGATCTGTTGCCAGGTGGGAAATGACAAGTTATTGTACCAGAGTTTACCAGGGTTGTACAATTAACCCATTTTtgctgtctattttttttttttttgtcttcttgaGTCATAAAAATGTAATAGAAAAAAACAACGTGTACagtaggggtcagcaacctttttgaaaccaagaactacttcttgggtactgattaatgcaaagggctaccagtttgatacacacttaaataattggccagaaatagccaatttgctcaatttacctttaataaataaatctatatatatattttgaaaaatgggtatttctgtctgtcattccgtcgtagatttttgttccttttacggaaggttttttgtagagaataaatgatgaaaaaaacacttaattgaacggtttaaaagaggagaaaacacgaaaaaaataaataaaattttgaaacagcttattttcaatttcaactctttaaaattcaaaattcaaccaaaaaaaatgaatagaagaaccagctaattcaaatctttttgaaaaaaaataaagaatttttggaacatcattagtaatttttcctgattaagattaattttaaaattttgatgacatgttttaaatagtttaaaatccaatctgcactttgttagaatatataacaaattggaccaagctatatttctaacaaagacaaatcatttcttctagattttccagaacaaaaatgttaaaagaaatccaaaagactttgaaataagatttaaattagattctacagatttgccagaataatttttttgaatattatttataaatttgaagaaatatttcacaaatattcttcgtcgaaaaaacagaaacttaagtgaagaattaaattaagatttatttattattctttacggtaaaaaaaaaatacttgaacattgatttaaattatcaggaaagaagaggaaggactttaaaaggtaaaaagtatatgtgtttaaaaatcctttttaaggtagtattttttctctaaaattgtccttctgaaagttagaaaaagcaaagtaaaaaataaatgaatttatttaaacaagtgaagaccaagtctttaaaatattttcttggatttccaaattctatttgagttttgtctctcttagaattaaaaatgtcgagtaaagcgagaccagcttgccagtaaatgaatgaaatttaaaaaatagaggcagctcactggtaagtgctgctaattgagctattcttagaacaggccagcaggcgactcatctggtccttacgggctacctggtgcccgcaggcactgcgttggtgacccttgtACTGACTTCTCTGCCCATTGTCGTTGTGCAGCAGTGGCTTGACCTCCTCACCGGTGAAGTGCAGAGGGTGATGAGGCAGAGTGTGGGTCTGGAGCAGCTGCCGCAGGAGAAGGTCATCATGGCCCTCAGCCTCACCTTGGTGAAGCAGGTGTGTAAACACGCCCCGCGACTGCTCAGAGGTCTCTTTAGGGTGGCGCTGCAGAGTGTCAGCCCTTTGACAACACGGTGAATCGAATAAATGTTTActggggaaaaaacaggaatgtGAACAAAACGTTTTTTGAATCTTATTTTGAAAACAGGAGGTTGTGTTAAGTTGAATTTTTTGATTTTgaactttgaatttattttgcttTAAAAGTTGTttcatgtaaaaacaaaaaaagaacaaaaatgtaCTGTATGCATAATATTACCTCTGATTTGTTGAAATAAATGTTTTGGAATCAAACACATTCACACTTTCTTTATTCTCAAGAGCGTCTTGTTGGAAATTCAAGGTACAAAGTTTGATGGAACATTCACTTGATTTTTACTGAGAAAAAAAGTTGCCCTCGACATGAACTTTGGGAGTGTTAATAGTTGGACATTTTCAACCACAGCTTGTTGTTGTGCATAAATAAAAGGGACAGCAAATAAGGAAAAACAACTTAATTGTAAAGTTGTTAACGTGGCATAATTATATTAACACTGCAGCCAATGATCGACTTGatttcctttacttataaatattaTTTACATTGTGCTGCAGTTTCCTTTTAATAAAAGACTTAAAGTAGGGTAGCATTTATATGCAACGTAAAATATAATTTCCTACTTTCCATTTGGGCATTCAAACCGTGTAATAGAAAATGACACgaatgtttttaaaggcctactgaaatgagatgtttttatttaaacggggatagcaggtccattctatgtgtcatacttgatcatttcgccatattgccatatttttgctgaaaggatttagtagagaacatccacgataaagttcgcaacttttggtcgctaataaaaaaagccttgcctgtaccggaagtagcagacgatgtgtgcgtgatgtcactggttgtaaggctcttcacatctgaacattatttataatcatagccaccagcagctagagcgattcggaccgagaaagcgtcaatttccccattaatttgagcgaggacgacagattcgtggatgaggaaatttagagtgaaggcctagaaaaaaaaaaaaggcaagggcagtgagagcgattcagatgtttttagacacatttactaggataattatgggaaaaatcccttatctgcctgtagtgttgctagtgttttagtgagttaaatagtaccttaaagtcggagtggtgtggccacgggtgtgttctgacagaagtcacggcagctgcaggaggacgctggctctgctgatctccggtaggaggcgacttatttccacaattttctcaccgaaaactgccggttgacatgtagtcgggatccatgttcgcttgaccgctctgatccatagtaaagcttcaccttcgggaattttaaacaaggaaacaccgtgtgtttgtgtggctaaaggataaaagcttcccacctccatctttctactttgacttctccattattaattgaacaaattgcaacagattcatcaacacagatatccagaatactgtgtaattatgcgatgaaaagagacgactaatATGTCGCCTCcatccaataacgtcacaaacacacgtcatcattccgcgacgttttcaacaagaaactccgcgggaaatttaaaattgcaatttagtaaactaaagcggccgtattgtcatgtgttgcaatgttaatatttcatcattgatatataaactatcagactgcgtggtggctagtagtggctttcagtaggtctttaaatgaAAAAAGACACTCAGGAGAGCAAAAGCAGGAGAGGTGGGCTTTGAACATCAGACAGGAAGTGCATTTAATTCCCTTTTTTCTGTGCTTGCATCTGCTGAGAAGGTTGTGGATGAGGAGAGGTGGAGGTTCAAGTGAGAGGGATTGTCCTGGACTGGAGACCTTCAAAAGCAGCCCCCCCCCTGCAATCTTCAGTGGACTAAGTACTTGGATCATCCTTTCACGGGTACACTAAACCCACCCCGAGCAGGAACTACGTCTATACTACTTCCTCCTGTATCTGATGACACCGTACGCCATGACGGCAACAAGGAGCACCAGGGTCGCTCCTCCGCAGAGCAGAACCTGGAGCTCTGACGCTGGGTCCGGCTGGGCCCCGGGTACCTCCGACTCTCTGGCGGTCTCTGGCTCCTGCAGAGTGGGCAACATTACAGGCTCCGAGTGTGCTTCGGGATCTGTGGCCGCTGCTGGAGATGGGGGCGGACCCTCAGCAGACAGCCATTTTGGCTCAGGCTCTGGTTCTACTGCAGGAACAGGTAACGGTGCTGGAGGTTCAGGGTCTGACGCAGGGGGAGCAAAAGCTTCCAGGACCGGAGGAGGAAGCTGTGGTTCTATAGAGATGAGGGGAGGTTCTGTTGACGTCTCTAAGACAACGACAGGTTGTTCTAGAGAGATCAAAGAGGCGGGTGCTGCGGGTTCTACCTCTGACGTCGCAGGAGCTGCGGTCATCTGGCTACTAATTTCCTCCCGGAGCTGAGCGAGCTCGCTCTCCGTACCTAAAACGCTCATCATGCTCTCCTCTATGGCTCCGCCTTCGTCCAGCAGCTCGGCTTCCTCGCGCTCCACGTGGACGATGTCCGAGTTGGAGGAGTTGTTCTCGCTGCGCTCCTCGGCCAGAGCCCCGCCCTCGTTGCTGTCCAGGCTCTTGATGTCCTCGGGGTCCATCGCGCACACCTGCGCCCACGACTCGTGGCCGGCCAGCGACACGGGTAAGCTCTCGGTCTGCCAGGAGCTGAGCCCGCTGCTGTTGTCGCCCGTGCACAGCAGAGACGACGGAGGGCTCAGCTGATCGGGCGCCGGATCCCCCGACAGGATGTAGATGTCGTTGCTGTCTTCAGCGATGGCAACGCTCTGCTCCTCCTCTGAACCCAGTCCAAATATTTCACCCTGAAACACAGTATTGCAGTCAACAAGCAGACTATGCCATCAATAATATAGTCAACAGATGTGTGCGTTCTTTTGTATTGCTACCCTTcctgagacatcaagaaggaaaagtagcttccatatgaggaccggtgaacaagttaggacataaatcatggtcccaatacagagcACCATTGCATCttttagagaatgtctcatttggcaCCTCTGGTGtgcccaaaaaggagggatttttcaaattgactgtgtgtcggttttaaaagtgctcccccctccaGTCagcatatgaaacaacaagtgtatgtaaaactttgaagtgctccctctctggccaaACTATGtaatacaagtgtgtgtaagaaatttaaatgcgccccctttggccaaaaggtATTTAAATAATTAAAGAAATATGTAtatcgagtccatggttctcgcccggaaaagggtggagcgccatctccgggttggggaggagaccctgccccaagtggaggagttcaagtacctaggagtcttgttcacgagtgggggaagagtggatcgtgagatcgacaggcggatcggtgcggcgtcttcagtaatgcggacgttgtaccgatccgttgtggtgaagaaggagctgagccggaaggcaaagctctcaatttaccggtcgatctacgttcccatcctcacctatggtcatgagctttgggtcatgaccgaaaggataagatcacgggtacaagcggcccaaatgagtttgggtctctcccttagagatagggtgagaagctctgccatccgggaggaactcaaagtaaagccgctgctccttcacatcaagaggagccagatgaggtggttcgggcatctggtcaggatgccacccgaacgcctccctagggaggtgtttagggcacgtccaaccggtaggaggccacggggaagacccaggacacgttgggaagactatgtctcccggctggcctgggaacgcctcgggatcccccgggaagagctagacgaagtggctggggagagggaagtctgggtttccctgcttaggctgctgcccccgcgacccgacctcggataagcggaagaagacggatggatggatggatgtccacaaaaaatgtagctgtcaacactgaatattgcattgttgtatttttttttttttcacattttatgaacttacattcgtattttgttgaggtatcattaaaaaaaaatattaaggattttagaattgttgctatttttagaatatttaaaaaaaaaatctcatgtaccccctggcataccttcaagtacccccatttgagaaccactgctttaatgcatccagcggagcatcaCCACAAAATTAAgcattataatgtgttaattccacgactgtgtatgtcggtatcggttgatatcggaatcggtaattaagagttggacaatatcagaatatcggatatctgcaaaaaagccattatcggacatctcaaatcataataatgatgtattattatgatatatattattatcCACTGATGATACTCTTCTAAATGGTCAATGGGTTAGACTTGTAAAGACACTATttgacacacattcacacactgatggcgggaacggccatgtaaggccctaaccaccatcaggagcaagggtgaagtgtcgtgCTCAAGGACAAAATGGACGTGACCAGGATGGTagaagcaggggtcgggaaccttttggcttgagagagccatgaaagccaaatattttactatgtatttccttagagccatataatattttttaacacggaatacaactaaatgcgtgcatttttaagtacgaccaaACATTTCCAAAGTATTATAAGTACGtcctttttaataacgttgtttttctgaaattaaccaataatgaataaaatagtttttaccattaatgcgacttcttgaacaagtggggtagaaaacggatggatggattaaaacgtatgagaatgttttatattttgaacgttatttttcacacttttaccagcggaattattcatcacttatcgctgtgtttttcaaccgctgtgccgtggtacactagtgtgccatgagatacatTCAGGTGTGCCGGggaagattatgtaatttcacctaattgggttaaaaatatgtttttcaaacCTGCAAATGTGtctttgttgagtgtctgtgctgtctagagcttggcagagaaaccgtgtaatactcttacatatcagtaggtggcagcaggtagccaatTTCTTTGTAGATGTCGAGAACATGGTATGgtgtgatcccaatatgcgggaggcggtgtgtaggtaaaaaggtatccaacacttaaaccaaaaataaacaaaaggcgagtgacgctaagaaaaggcattgaagcaaaaccaaactaaaactgaactggctgtaaagtaaacaaaaacagaatgctggacgacagcaaagacttacagcgtgtggagcagatggcgtccacaaagtaaatgcgtacatgacatgacaatcaacaatgtccccacaaagaagcagtgcgtctgcacaacttagtctTGATTACAAAAACaaggcaggtgcggggaatagcattcaaggaatacatgaaactgccagaggaaaataccaacaaaagaggaaaagccaccaaaataggagcgcaagacacaggaaaacaccaaaaaactctaaataagttACGGCACGATCTGataggttgtgacagtacaccgacattgagacaagaactatatcaggggtgcccattacgtcgatcgcgatctaccagtcgaccgcggggggtgtgtcagtccatctccagccaggcttttaaaaaaaatagacctaaaaatgagtgatcatcaatcttcaccaagacgtcacttaaatgacattcacggtaccggagggtcttgtgagatgacgctggctgctgcaagatcattattatgaaaatatgaccgagaggaaggcgagaaacactttttatttcaacagactctcgcgccgtaccttccgtcaaaactctaaaggccgact
The nucleotide sequence above comes from Nerophis ophidion isolate RoL-2023_Sa linkage group LG12, RoL_Noph_v1.0, whole genome shotgun sequence. Encoded proteins:
- the bcl2l13 gene encoding bcl-2-like protein 13 → MATSGSTPLPTPATVPEDFHFETKYIVLSYLGRLPGGRPQSAEGEPTSIDKEQVEGELKRLEEEVAASFSSTGFDCRASLVFSPANPDMAIEDCLAELGERMVRELDTHLKAAVHTLLSGSLEYETFRDATLDLSTHTQGAWSKVLVPLVLLQALQNQGQSLVNLLHLGVRFLEEAHGEYIIQHGGYGEIFGLGSEEEQSVAIAEDSNDIYILSGDPAPDQLSPPSSLLCTGDNSSGLSSWQTESLPVSLAGHESWAQVCAMDPEDIKSLDSNEGGALAEERSENNSSNSDIVHVEREEAELLDEGGAIEESMMSVLGTESELAQLREEISSQMTAAPATSEVEPAAPASLISLEQPVVVLETSTEPPLISIEPQLPPPVLEAFAPPASDPEPPAPLPVPAVEPEPEPKWLSAEGPPPSPAAATDPEAHSEPVMLPTLQEPETARESEVPGAQPDPASELQVLLCGGATLVLLVAVMAYGVIRYRRK